A portion of the Meiothermus sp. Pnk-1 genome contains these proteins:
- the rpmE gene encoding 50S ribosomal protein L31: protein MKKDIHPKLVPCKIICNGEVVLNTYSTKPELHVEVWSGNHPFWTGQQRFVDTEGRVEKFQKKFGDTYKRSGKKK, encoded by the coding sequence ATGAAGAAAGACATCCACCCCAAGTTAGTGCCGTGCAAGATCATCTGCAACGGCGAAGTGGTGCTCAATACCTACTCGACCAAGCCCGAGCTGCACGTGGAAGTATGGAGCGGCAACCACCCTTTCTGGACTGGCCAGCAGCGTTTTGTGGACACTGAAGGCCGGGTAGAGAAATTCCAGAAGAAATTCGGGGACACCTACAAGCGCAGCGGCAAGAAGAAATAA
- a CDS encoding serine hydrolase, giving the protein MLGLALLGFTQAAFSRAGFAQPVNVCLAPLPTTFGTPAKPLTGYSDRSLEPFDRVMTRLLERYQIPGASLAVSKDGRLLLARGYGWADVEAKEPVHPDSLFRIGSLTKPITAVTVLHLGEQLVRQGRFPNLETFLQARVYELLALEPKGGQLGDPRIADITVRDLLQHSAGWNRNVAGDPMFRPTLTYVARSLGMGEAMPVQPLIEYMFSRKLSFTPGTFSAYSNLGYAVLGQLIERLSAQSYAAYLQKMLGQMGIHHITVGHTRLQDRLPGEVRYYDFPNAPLVPSVLDGSMVPRPYGEFYLEAQAANGGLVASAPELVKFVAVLEGHRPEASPISPEARKIMLERPPLPQYKGSKVYYALGWSVRPEKNGLMWSHDGALAGTRTLLLRLPDDTVIAAFFNSRPWNDWSFIADLKNSLLNAAQQVTRWPGYDCF; this is encoded by the coding sequence TTGCTCGGCCTCGCCCTGCTCGGCTTCACTCAGGCCGCCTTCTCCCGAGCCGGCTTTGCCCAGCCGGTCAATGTCTGTCTAGCCCCTCTACCCACCACCTTCGGCACCCCTGCCAAGCCGCTCACCGGCTATTCCGACCGTAGCCTCGAGCCCTTTGACCGGGTGATGACCCGGCTTTTGGAACGCTACCAGATCCCCGGCGCGAGTTTGGCGGTGAGCAAGGATGGGCGGCTGCTATTGGCAAGGGGGTATGGCTGGGCCGATGTGGAAGCCAAGGAGCCGGTGCACCCGGACTCCCTTTTCCGCATCGGTAGCCTTACCAAGCCGATCACCGCGGTGACGGTGTTGCACCTGGGCGAGCAACTGGTACGGCAGGGGCGTTTCCCGAATTTAGAAACGTTCTTGCAGGCCAGGGTATACGAATTGTTGGCCCTCGAGCCCAAGGGCGGCCAGCTCGGCGATCCGCGCATCGCGGATATCACCGTGCGAGATCTTTTACAGCACTCCGCTGGCTGGAACCGCAACGTGGCGGGCGACCCCATGTTCCGCCCCACCCTCACATACGTGGCGCGATCGCTGGGCATGGGGGAGGCCATGCCTGTCCAACCGCTCATCGAATATATGTTCTCGCGCAAGCTGAGCTTCACGCCGGGAACCTTCTCGGCGTACTCAAACCTGGGCTACGCAGTACTAGGTCAGCTCATCGAGCGCCTGAGCGCCCAGAGCTACGCTGCTTACCTGCAGAAGATGCTTGGTCAGATGGGTATCCATCACATCACCGTAGGCCATACCCGTTTACAAGACCGTTTGCCTGGCGAGGTCAGGTACTACGACTTTCCCAACGCTCCCTTGGTCCCATCGGTCTTGGACGGCTCCATGGTGCCTCGCCCCTACGGGGAGTTCTACCTCGAGGCCCAAGCCGCCAACGGAGGGTTGGTGGCTTCGGCACCGGAGCTGGTGAAGTTCGTGGCGGTGCTCGAAGGGCACCGCCCGGAAGCCTCGCCGATCTCTCCGGAGGCCCGCAAGATCATGCTCGAGCGACCCCCACTCCCGCAGTACAAGGGGTCGAAGGTCTACTATGCCCTCGGTTGGAGCGTGCGCCCAGAGAAAAACGGCCTGATGTGGTCGCACGACGGAGCCTTGGCCGGAACCCGCACCCTGCTCTTGCGTCTGCCCGACGACACGGTGATCGCCGCGTTTTTCAACAGCCGTCCCTGGAACGATTGGAGTTTTATCGCCGACCTCAAGAATTCCTTGCTGAACGCCGCTCAGCAGGTTACCCGCTGGCCCGGTTACGACTGTTTTTGA
- a CDS encoding FAD-binding oxidoreductase encodes MSAAPRSTEVAVLGAGIAGLSAARLLHEAGWKVLVVSRELGGASRVPVALVNPIRGQRAAILPEAEEALEFAHRFYTRFAAVHPGILRPVPEAEREAWEAKLKGRYSAYQWERAGLYLPQAFWLESAPLLERLADGLELLRARVTGLEGNTLWLEGRQKVEAELLVFAGGAEGARLVGLGGRFTAGSVLLVREWFTAARSYGGYIAGNVVGSSHLPDTKTYSEHRASKEELEAILGNGERLAGFRPTVKGHWSGVRYRLDRHYLKELPGPGFALTGFGSAGFFYAPLYAERLLRRVGG; translated from the coding sequence ATGTCCGCCGCACCCAGATCCACTGAGGTCGCTGTTTTAGGGGCCGGGATCGCCGGGTTGTCAGCGGCCCGGCTTTTACACGAGGCGGGCTGGAAGGTCCTGGTGGTGAGCCGCGAGCTGGGCGGGGCCAGCCGGGTCCCGGTGGCCTTGGTCAACCCGATACGGGGGCAGCGGGCGGCGATTTTGCCCGAGGCCGAGGAGGCTTTGGAATTCGCCCACCGCTTTTATACCCGCTTCGCCGCGGTTCACCCGGGAATCCTGCGCCCGGTGCCCGAAGCCGAGCGCGAGGCCTGGGAAGCCAAGCTCAAGGGCCGGTACTCGGCCTACCAATGGGAAAGGGCGGGCCTGTATCTCCCGCAGGCTTTTTGGCTCGAGAGCGCCCCCCTGCTCGAGCGGTTGGCGGACGGGCTCGAGCTGCTGCGGGCACGGGTGACGGGTCTGGAGGGTAACACCCTGTGGCTCGAAGGCAGACAGAAGGTAGAAGCCGAACTTCTGGTCTTTGCCGGAGGAGCCGAGGGAGCCCGCCTTGTCGGCTTAGGAGGCCGCTTCACCGCGGGGTCGGTGCTCCTGGTTAGGGAGTGGTTCACCGCGGCTCGCTCGTACGGAGGCTATATCGCCGGGAACGTGGTGGGAAGTAGCCACCTGCCCGACACAAAAACTTATTCTGAGCACCGGGCGAGCAAAGAGGAGCTCGAGGCCATCCTCGGCAACGGAGAGCGGCTGGCGGGCTTTCGACCCACGGTAAAAGGCCACTGGAGCGGGGTGCGTTACCGCCTGGATCGGCATTACCTCAAGGAGCTCCCCGGCCCAGGTTTCGCCCTCACCGGCTTCGGCTCCGCCGGGTTTTTCTACGCCCCGCTGTACGCGGAGCGCTTGCTCAGGCGGGTGGGGGGCTGA
- the miaA gene encoding tRNA (adenosine(37)-N6)-dimethylallyltransferase MiaA has product MTPIPVLAGPTASGKTELALRLAQELPLEVISADASMVYRGMDIGTAKPSRTERNRVRHHLVDLLEPSQPFSVAAYVQAAETAIEDVRSRGRIPLVVGGTGYYIRALSEGLFELPEPDPQLHQQLERELQERGFELMWKELAAVSPADAVRVGKNPRRLVRALEVLRRSGIPPAQVARRGPRFSYRKLILWPEWGWLEPRLRLRGEEMFRRGLVEEVRGLLERYPQMPTALQAIGYKEVAAYLRGALPLAETQERVFRATRAYAKRQFTWFRKEPGDVTYLPRGGEKAWEGLWAWIRSQGLRYQA; this is encoded by the coding sequence ATGACGCCAATTCCCGTCCTGGCTGGCCCCACGGCTTCGGGTAAAACCGAGCTAGCCTTGCGATTGGCCCAAGAGCTTCCGCTAGAGGTTATCTCTGCCGACGCCAGCATGGTCTACCGGGGGATGGACATTGGCACCGCTAAGCCGAGCCGTACCGAACGCAACAGGGTGCGCCACCATCTGGTTGACTTGCTCGAGCCCAGCCAGCCGTTTAGCGTAGCAGCCTACGTCCAAGCCGCCGAGACCGCCATCGAGGACGTGCGATCACGGGGTCGTATCCCGTTGGTCGTGGGGGGAACCGGATACTATATCCGCGCCCTTTCCGAAGGCTTGTTTGAGTTGCCCGAACCCGACCCACAGCTGCACCAACAGCTCGAGCGGGAACTCCAGGAGCGGGGGTTTGAGCTCATGTGGAAAGAATTGGCCGCCGTGAGCCCCGCTGATGCCGTGCGAGTGGGCAAAAATCCTCGGCGCTTGGTGCGGGCCCTGGAGGTGTTGCGCCGCAGCGGGATACCCCCGGCCCAGGTCGCCCGGCGAGGGCCGCGCTTCTCGTATCGCAAGCTCATCCTTTGGCCGGAGTGGGGGTGGCTCGAGCCCCGGTTGCGCCTACGCGGCGAGGAGATGTTCCGGCGGGGGTTAGTGGAAGAGGTGCGCGGGTTGCTCGAGCGTTACCCGCAGATGCCCACAGCGCTTCAGGCTATCGGCTACAAGGAGGTAGCAGCCTATCTGCGCGGTGCGCTGCCGCTGGCCGAAACCCAAGAGCGGGTTTTCCGGGCCACCCGGGCTTACGCCAAGCGCCAGTTCACCTGGTTTCGCAAGGAGCCAGGGGACGTGACCTACCTGCCCCGG
- the miaB gene encoding tRNA (N6-isopentenyl adenosine(37)-C2)-methylthiotransferase MiaB, with the protein MKTHIITYGCQMNEYDTHLVKSELASLGAEFVDTWQEADFVLVNTCAVRGKPVEKVRSLLGELRKEKDRRNLMVGMMGCLAQLEEGQQIARKFGVDVLLGPGALTEIGKAIEAKSRFWDLSFREELTHHLPPAPQGQLSAFVSIIRGCNHHCTYCIVPTTRGPEVSRHPDLILQEIEQLKAAGVVEVTLLGQNVNSYGNDQPGFPKFGELLRMVGQIGIPRIKFTTSHPVNFTDEVIRAMAETPQVCEYIHLPVQSGSNRVLRRMGREYRREWYLDRIRAIREAMPEAVLSTDIIVGFPGETEEDFQETLSLYDQVGYDSAYMFIYSPRPGTPSYKHFQDLPREVKVERLQRLIEKQKEWSYKQNQRWVGRRLEVLVRGAAKDDNYAEGHSRGNHPVLVPASQAPRPGLYQVEVKQATPHMLLGEVVGAEEPATIPLMMA; encoded by the coding sequence ATGAAAACCCACATTATCACCTACGGCTGTCAGATGAACGAGTACGACACCCACCTCGTCAAAAGCGAGCTGGCGTCGTTGGGTGCGGAGTTCGTGGACACCTGGCAAGAAGCCGACTTTGTGCTGGTCAACACCTGCGCGGTGCGCGGCAAGCCGGTGGAAAAGGTTCGCTCGCTCTTGGGCGAACTCCGCAAGGAAAAGGACAGACGCAACTTGATGGTGGGCATGATGGGCTGCTTGGCCCAGCTCGAGGAGGGTCAGCAAATCGCCCGTAAGTTCGGGGTGGACGTGCTCCTTGGCCCCGGCGCCCTCACCGAGATCGGTAAGGCCATAGAAGCCAAAAGCCGCTTCTGGGACCTCTCTTTCCGCGAAGAGCTGACCCACCACCTGCCTCCCGCCCCACAGGGCCAGCTCTCGGCCTTCGTGAGCATCATCCGCGGCTGCAACCACCACTGCACCTACTGCATCGTGCCCACCACCCGCGGGCCCGAGGTATCGCGCCATCCCGACCTGATCCTGCAGGAGATCGAACAGCTCAAGGCGGCCGGGGTAGTCGAGGTGACCCTGCTGGGCCAGAACGTGAACTCCTACGGCAACGACCAGCCTGGCTTTCCCAAGTTTGGCGAGCTGCTGCGGATGGTGGGCCAGATTGGCATCCCCCGCATCAAGTTCACCACCTCCCACCCGGTCAACTTCACCGATGAGGTGATCCGGGCCATGGCCGAGACCCCCCAGGTCTGCGAGTACATCCACTTGCCGGTGCAGTCGGGGTCGAACCGGGTGCTGCGACGGATGGGCCGGGAGTACCGCCGCGAGTGGTATCTGGACCGCATCCGGGCCATCCGCGAGGCCATGCCGGAAGCGGTGCTCTCCACCGACATCATCGTGGGTTTTCCCGGTGAGACGGAGGAGGATTTTCAAGAAACCCTCTCGCTGTACGACCAAGTGGGCTACGACTCGGCCTACATGTTCATCTACTCGCCGCGCCCCGGCACCCCCAGCTACAAGCACTTCCAGGACTTGCCCCGCGAGGTCAAGGTCGAGCGGCTTCAGCGCCTCATCGAAAAACAAAAAGAGTGGAGCTACAAGCAAAACCAGCGTTGGGTGGGAAGGAGGCTCGAGGTTCTCGTGCGTGGCGCTGCCAAAGACGATAACTATGCCGAGGGCCACAGCCGCGGCAACCACCCGGTCTTAGTCCCGGCTTCTCAGGCCCCGCGCCCGGGCTTGTACCAGGTCGAGGTCAAACAGGCCACGCCGCACATGCTCCTAGGCGAGGTGGTAGGGGCGGAGGAGCCCGCCACCATCCCGCTAATGATGGCTTGA
- a CDS encoding YkgJ family cysteine cluster protein, whose product MSNDLTTRLFEAVQSAHDELDQQVAGYLADRKLGVSCREGCAFCCCAMVSLSLAEAEYLRVQLSPEGLARVQQTGPKRLQRIAREKNIPDFPTRYFLEAHPCPLLTPEGSCSAYAYRPLACRGVLTDLEARYCRPGAILALKGAERRAYLKQLKPHHGPEHYLNVPWRASERAAQRIWRYEHKVRGFTVVGELASLVYLLGRADFRTALSKGQKAVRDYLGHRGVLGGEWGFWIG is encoded by the coding sequence GTGAGCAACGACCTCACGACCCGCCTTTTCGAGGCCGTGCAAAGTGCCCACGATGAGCTCGACCAGCAGGTTGCGGGTTACTTGGCCGATAGGAAGCTGGGTGTCAGCTGTCGCGAGGGGTGCGCGTTTTGCTGCTGCGCCATGGTGAGCCTCTCGCTGGCCGAGGCCGAGTATCTGCGGGTGCAGTTGAGCCCGGAGGGGCTTGCCCGTGTGCAGCAAACCGGCCCAAAGCGGTTGCAGCGGATTGCCCGCGAGAAAAATATCCCCGACTTTCCCACCCGTTATTTCCTCGAGGCCCACCCCTGTCCCCTACTTACCCCGGAGGGGAGCTGCTCGGCCTATGCTTACCGCCCCTTGGCCTGCCGCGGGGTACTCACCGACCTCGAGGCCCGCTACTGTCGTCCGGGAGCCATCCTCGCCCTCAAAGGAGCGGAACGAAGGGCCTATCTAAAGCAGCTCAAGCCTCATCACGGCCCCGAGCACTACCTCAACGTTCCCTGGCGGGCCTCGGAACGGGCTGCTCAGCGGATCTGGCGGTATGAACACAAAGTGCGGGGCTTCACTGTCGTCGGGGAGCTGGCGAGCCTGGTATACCTGCTGGGCCGAGCCGATTTCCGCACAGCCTTGAGCAAGGGACAAAAAGCCGTCCGGGATTACTTGGGCCATCGGGGGGTACTGGGGGGGGAGTGGGGATTCTGGATAGGATAG
- the glgP gene encoding alpha-glucan family phosphorylase, giving the protein MNVLGRITAMPTLPVPLQGLREVAYNLWWSWHPEAQRLFEQLDPGSWKRFRGNPVKQLLETDPDRIAALAEDASYLGQVEAVVESFRKYLSSRPQSTAPLIGYFSMEFGFHESLPIYSGGLGILAGDHIKAASDHGLNLVGVGLFYHQGYFRQELSPDGQQKEVYDEQHPEELPLTPVEDAEGRPLRVGVEFPGRTVWVTAYKAQVGTVPVYLMSTNLPENTPDDRYLTARLYVPGQEMRIQQELILGVGGVRILRALGLSPAVWHMNEGHAAFMGLERIRELVAAGKSFSEALEAAASGALFTTHTPVPAGHDSFPLDLVERYLNGWWDKFGISRDEFMALGLEQKSWGPVFSMSNLALTLSRAANGVSKLHGEVSRHMFRHLWPGLEPEEVPVGHVTNGVHTWTFLHPELLQLYRQHFPPQWRERVEDPALWRTEDLREEDLWRLRNSLRANLVREVRARLLEQRKRNGEAPARLREAEKVLDPNALTIGFARRFATYKRAVLLFTDPERLVRIVRGPYPVQFVFAGKAHPQDDPGKAFIKDLVAKIRELGLEDRMVLLENYDMGLARSLVQGVDIWLNTPRRPMEASGTSGMKAALNGALNFSILDGWWAEAFNTRNGWQIGDERSYATEEAQDTADAQALYYTLEYEILPLFYARGAEGTPSGWLNMVRESIKSVGPRFSAARMVRDYLNQYYLPLAQRSARLNAGEGIKEIAAWKTRLKNQWSNVRLWVENRGDVMVNGQGLNLRAFLSAPNLPEDTLRVELVVRRSSGDLEVLPLKPAGREREALVFEGNYLPHRPGSYVYGVRAIAVHPELSSPHEVAFIKWA; this is encoded by the coding sequence ATGAACGTACTCGGACGGATCACCGCCATGCCCACCTTGCCTGTACCCCTTCAGGGATTGCGCGAGGTGGCCTACAACCTGTGGTGGAGTTGGCACCCAGAGGCCCAGCGCCTCTTTGAGCAGCTCGATCCCGGCAGCTGGAAGCGCTTCCGGGGAAACCCGGTCAAGCAACTCCTCGAAACCGATCCCGACCGGATCGCCGCCCTGGCCGAAGACGCTTCTTACCTCGGTCAGGTCGAGGCGGTGGTGGAGAGCTTTCGCAAGTACCTCTCGAGCCGTCCCCAATCCACCGCTCCGCTGATCGGCTACTTCTCCATGGAGTTCGGTTTTCATGAGTCGCTGCCGATCTACTCGGGGGGCTTGGGGATCCTGGCTGGGGACCACATCAAGGCGGCCTCTGACCACGGTTTGAACTTGGTTGGGGTGGGCCTTTTCTACCACCAGGGGTACTTCCGCCAGGAACTCTCCCCGGATGGGCAGCAAAAAGAGGTCTACGACGAGCAGCACCCCGAAGAGCTACCCCTTACCCCGGTGGAGGATGCCGAGGGCAGGCCCCTGCGTGTCGGGGTGGAGTTCCCTGGGCGTACGGTATGGGTAACGGCCTACAAGGCCCAGGTGGGCACTGTCCCGGTCTACCTGATGAGTACCAACCTGCCCGAGAATACCCCCGACGATCGCTACCTCACCGCCCGGCTTTACGTGCCAGGCCAGGAGATGCGCATTCAGCAGGAGTTGATCCTGGGGGTCGGCGGGGTGCGGATACTGCGGGCTTTGGGACTATCCCCCGCGGTCTGGCACATGAACGAAGGCCACGCGGCCTTCATGGGCCTCGAGCGCATACGCGAGCTGGTGGCGGCGGGCAAGTCCTTCTCCGAGGCCTTGGAAGCGGCCGCTTCCGGGGCCCTCTTCACCACCCACACCCCAGTTCCTGCGGGGCACGACTCCTTTCCGCTCGACCTAGTGGAGCGCTACCTAAACGGCTGGTGGGACAAATTTGGCATCAGCCGCGACGAGTTCATGGCGCTGGGCCTGGAGCAGAAGTCTTGGGGGCCGGTCTTCTCGATGTCCAATCTGGCCCTCACCCTTTCCCGGGCCGCCAACGGGGTTTCCAAGCTACACGGGGAGGTCTCGCGTCACATGTTCCGCCACCTCTGGCCGGGGCTCGAGCCGGAAGAGGTACCGGTGGGTCATGTCACCAACGGGGTTCACACCTGGACTTTTTTACACCCCGAACTCCTTCAGCTTTACCGGCAGCACTTCCCTCCGCAGTGGCGCGAGCGGGTGGAAGACCCCGCGCTCTGGCGCACCGAAGACCTGCGGGAGGAGGACCTCTGGCGGCTGCGCAACAGCCTGCGGGCCAACCTGGTGCGTGAGGTGCGCGCCCGGCTCCTCGAGCAGCGCAAACGTAACGGCGAGGCTCCGGCTCGACTGCGGGAAGCGGAGAAAGTCCTCGACCCGAACGCCCTCACCATTGGGTTTGCCCGCCGCTTCGCGACGTACAAGCGGGCGGTGCTTCTCTTTACCGACCCCGAGCGCTTGGTGCGCATCGTGCGCGGCCCCTATCCGGTGCAGTTCGTCTTCGCCGGTAAGGCTCACCCCCAAGACGACCCGGGCAAGGCGTTCATCAAAGACCTGGTGGCTAAAATTCGCGAGCTGGGGCTCGAAGACCGGATGGTCCTGCTGGAAAACTACGACATGGGCTTGGCCCGGTCGCTGGTGCAGGGGGTGGACATCTGGCTCAATACCCCGCGCCGCCCGATGGAGGCCAGCGGGACCTCCGGCATGAAGGCGGCCCTCAACGGAGCGCTCAACTTCTCGATCCTGGATGGCTGGTGGGCGGAAGCCTTCAACACCCGCAACGGCTGGCAGATCGGCGATGAGCGCAGCTATGCCACCGAGGAGGCCCAGGACACCGCCGACGCCCAGGCGCTTTACTACACCCTCGAGTACGAGATCCTGCCGCTGTTCTATGCCCGCGGCGCTGAAGGGACCCCATCGGGCTGGCTCAACATGGTGCGCGAGAGCATCAAGAGCGTGGGGCCGCGTTTCTCCGCGGCTCGCATGGTGCGCGACTACCTCAACCAGTACTACCTCCCGCTGGCCCAGCGCTCAGCCCGCCTCAACGCCGGGGAGGGGATCAAGGAGATCGCCGCCTGGAAAACTCGGCTCAAGAACCAGTGGAGCAATGTGCGGCTTTGGGTGGAGAACCGCGGCGACGTGATGGTAAATGGCCAAGGCCTCAACCTCAGGGCTTTCCTAAGCGCCCCCAACCTGCCCGAAGATACCTTACGGGTAGAGCTGGTGGTACGTCGCAGCAGCGGAGACCTGGAAGTCTTGCCGCTCAAGCCCGCAGGTCGTGAGCGCGAAGCTCTGGTCTTCGAGGGTAACTACCTGCCCCACCGCCCCGGCAGCTACGTCTACGGGGTACGGGCTATCGCGGTTCACCCCGAACTCTCGAGCCCTCATGAAGTGGCCTTCATCAAGTGGGCTTAG
- a CDS encoding thymidine kinase gives MPHLPLHAGWIEVVVGPMFSGKSEELIRRVKRALIGGQRVMVFKPHLDDRYHASDVVSHDGKRIEALSVADSAELRQNLPDPLPEVVAVDEAQFFDPGLVPLLLELAQKGVRVMVGGLDMDFRAEPFGIMPELLARAEYVEKLTAVCPVCGAPATRTQRLVNGQPARFDDPVILVGAQETYEPRCRKCHVVVREPALKEGALG, from the coding sequence ATGCCGCATCTCCCTCTTCACGCGGGTTGGATCGAAGTGGTGGTAGGCCCGATGTTCTCAGGAAAATCCGAAGAACTCATCCGCCGGGTCAAGCGGGCTTTGATCGGCGGACAAAGGGTGATGGTCTTCAAGCCTCACCTCGACGATCGCTATCACGCTTCCGACGTGGTGAGCCATGACGGGAAGCGTATAGAAGCCCTGTCGGTGGCAGATTCTGCCGAGTTGAGGCAAAACCTGCCCGATCCGCTACCTGAGGTGGTGGCGGTGGATGAGGCGCAGTTCTTCGATCCGGGTTTAGTGCCGCTGTTGCTCGAGCTGGCCCAGAAAGGGGTACGGGTCATGGTAGGGGGGCTCGACATGGATTTTCGTGCCGAGCCGTTTGGGATAATGCCCGAACTGTTAGCACGTGCGGAGTACGTGGAGAAGCTCACCGCAGTCTGCCCGGTTTGTGGAGCTCCCGCTACCCGCACCCAAAGGTTGGTGAACGGTCAGCCTGCCCGCTTTGACGACCCGGTGATTCTGGTGGGGGCCCAAGAGACTTACGAACCCCGTTGCCGCAAGTGCCACGTGGTGGTACGGGAGCCAGCTTTGAAGGAAGGGGCCCTTGGCTAG
- a CDS encoding Hsp20/alpha crystallin family protein: MSLERLSSSHALEQIRALRRRLEELTRQYASGDPFTEWVPAVDVLDEEQQYRILVDLPGVKPEDLELKEEGETLTLAGIRHAPFDGVYPRQERPMGYFRRTLTLPGPIRAGESQASFKSGVLEIIVHKA, from the coding sequence ATGTCGTTGGAACGCCTGAGCAGCTCCCACGCCCTCGAGCAAATCCGCGCCCTGCGGCGCAGGCTCGAGGAACTCACCCGCCAGTACGCCTCCGGCGATCCTTTTACGGAGTGGGTCCCGGCGGTAGACGTGCTGGATGAAGAGCAGCAGTACCGCATCCTGGTGGATCTGCCGGGGGTCAAGCCGGAAGACCTGGAGCTCAAGGAGGAGGGCGAAACCCTCACCCTAGCAGGCATCCGCCACGCCCCCTTCGACGGAGTCTACCCCCGCCAGGAGCGTCCCATGGGCTACTTCCGCCGTACCCTGACCCTGCCTGGCCCCATCCGCGCAGGAGAGTCCCAGGCGAGCTTTAAAAGCGGGGTGCTCGAGATCATCGTGCATAAAGCCTAG